The following proteins come from a genomic window of Pyxidicoccus sp. MSG2:
- the chrA gene encoding chromate efflux transporter, which yields MSSPQSSLPEATAPDRATALKELALLFLRLGTTAFGGPAAHIAMMEDEVVRRRKWLTRDEFVDLLGAANLIPGPNSTELAIHIGHRRGGWPGLVVAGVCFILPAFLIVGAIGWAYSRFGSLPRVDALLYGVKAVIIAVVLQALWGLLRNVVKTRLAAAVGVVSVTAAFLGVHELLLLLLAGLAVLLWRAGERSRRRPPGPPLAQDPVPARAATREAPPASPGGSGSTTAAVLPLWPVVPVTGALATAVPFSLSGLFLFFVKVGSVLYGSGYVLLAFLRSDLVERYGWLTEAQLLDAVAVGQVTPGPVFTTATFIGYVLGGASGAVLATVGIFLPAFIFVALSGPLVPRLRRSWVAGAFLDGVNVASLALMAVVTWQLGRAALVDAWTVGLAAVSAVLLIRFRVNSAWLVLGGGAVGMLLAR from the coding sequence ATGTCGTCCCCGCAGTCCTCCCTTCCCGAGGCCACCGCTCCGGACCGCGCCACCGCGCTGAAGGAACTGGCGCTCCTGTTCCTCCGGTTGGGCACCACCGCCTTCGGCGGCCCCGCGGCCCACATCGCGATGATGGAGGACGAGGTGGTGCGGCGCCGGAAGTGGCTCACGCGCGACGAGTTCGTGGACCTGCTCGGCGCCGCCAACCTCATCCCCGGCCCCAACTCCACGGAGCTGGCCATCCACATCGGCCACCGGCGCGGAGGCTGGCCCGGGCTGGTGGTGGCCGGTGTCTGCTTCATCCTCCCGGCCTTCCTCATCGTCGGCGCCATCGGCTGGGCGTACTCGCGCTTCGGCAGCCTGCCCCGCGTGGATGCGCTGCTGTACGGCGTGAAGGCCGTCATCATCGCCGTGGTGCTCCAGGCGCTGTGGGGCCTGTTGCGCAACGTGGTGAAGACGCGACTCGCCGCCGCCGTGGGCGTGGTCTCCGTGACGGCGGCCTTCCTGGGCGTGCACGAGCTGCTCCTGCTGCTGCTGGCCGGGCTCGCCGTGCTGCTGTGGCGCGCGGGCGAGCGGAGTCGGCGGAGGCCGCCCGGGCCGCCTCTGGCGCAGGACCCGGTGCCTGCACGGGCGGCGACGCGTGAGGCCCCCCCGGCGTCGCCCGGCGGGAGCGGCTCCACCACGGCAGCCGTGTTGCCCCTGTGGCCCGTCGTACCGGTGACGGGTGCGCTCGCCACGGCGGTGCCCTTCTCGCTGTCCGGCCTCTTCCTCTTCTTCGTCAAGGTGGGCTCGGTGCTGTACGGCAGCGGCTACGTGCTGCTGGCCTTCCTGCGCTCGGACCTGGTGGAGCGGTACGGGTGGCTCACGGAGGCGCAGCTGTTGGACGCGGTGGCGGTGGGGCAGGTGACGCCGGGCCCCGTCTTCACCACGGCGACCTTCATCGGCTACGTGCTGGGCGGTGCGTCCGGCGCGGTGCTGGCCACGGTGGGCATCTTCCTGCCCGCCTTCATCTTCGTCGCGCTCAGCGGACCGCTGGTGCCGCGCCTGCGCCGCTCGTGGGTGGCGGGGGCCTTCCTGGACGGCGTCAACGTGGCGTCGCTGGCGCTGATGGCCGTGGTGACGTGGCAGCTCGGACGCGCGGCGCTGGTGGACGCGTGGACGGTGGGGCTCGCCGCCGTGTCCGCGGTGCTGCTCATCCGCTTCCGCGTCAACTCCGCGTGGCTGGTGCTGGGCGGAGGCGCGGTGGGGATGCTGCTGGCGCGTTGA
- a CDS encoding aminomethyltransferase family protein produces the protein MEPLSLHFLHEATGARFMDVGGREAVAGYGDGEGEYRAAHEAVALHDASYREILRITGEDRASFLHGMVTQEVKNLPVGSAAYAAMVNAKGAMVADARILKREADLLLELEPGTGTKVREFLDKYLISEDAELHEATGEHGLLRLLGPRSAGVLAAALGGPFEVLAHHATRAASLAGQEVVLVGNTAVEPHGVDVWVPRAGLEPVWRALTEAGAAQGLKPLGFEVLELLRVEAGVPRYGQDMVDTTIPLEANLASAISYNKGCYIGQEVIARATFRGHMNRKLTGLLLGDADVAPGTELRRGEKKVGWLTSVVRSPVKGQRVALGYVHRDSLEPGTELTLAEGPATAKVAALPFTPA, from the coding sequence ATGGAACCGCTGTCTCTGCATTTTCTTCACGAGGCGACGGGCGCCCGCTTCATGGACGTGGGCGGCCGTGAGGCCGTGGCCGGTTATGGGGACGGGGAGGGAGAGTACCGGGCGGCACACGAGGCCGTCGCCCTCCACGACGCCTCCTACCGCGAAATCCTCCGGATAACGGGGGAGGACCGCGCCTCCTTCCTCCATGGCATGGTCACCCAGGAGGTGAAGAACCTGCCCGTGGGCTCGGCGGCCTACGCCGCCATGGTGAACGCCAAGGGGGCCATGGTGGCGGACGCCCGCATCCTCAAGCGGGAGGCGGACCTGCTGCTGGAGCTGGAGCCCGGCACCGGCACCAAGGTCCGGGAGTTCCTGGACAAATACCTCATCTCCGAGGATGCCGAGCTGCATGAGGCGACGGGCGAGCATGGCCTCCTCCGGCTGCTCGGCCCCCGCTCGGCCGGGGTGCTGGCCGCCGCCCTGGGCGGCCCCTTCGAGGTGCTCGCCCACCATGCCACCCGGGCGGCCTCGCTCGCCGGGCAGGAAGTCGTCCTCGTGGGCAACACGGCGGTGGAGCCCCATGGCGTGGACGTGTGGGTGCCGCGCGCCGGACTGGAGCCGGTGTGGCGGGCCCTGACGGAGGCCGGCGCCGCGCAGGGGCTGAAGCCCCTGGGCTTCGAGGTGCTGGAGTTGCTGCGCGTGGAGGCCGGCGTGCCCCGGTACGGGCAGGACATGGTGGACACCACCATTCCCCTGGAGGCGAACCTCGCGAGCGCCATCTCCTACAACAAGGGTTGCTACATCGGGCAGGAGGTCATCGCCCGCGCCACCTTCCGCGGACACATGAACCGGAAGCTGACGGGCCTGCTGCTGGGTGACGCGGACGTGGCGCCGGGCACGGAGCTGCGGCGCGGGGAGAAGAAGGTGGGCTGGCTCACCAGCGTGGTGCGCTCGCCGGTGAAGGGCCAGCGGGTGGCGCTGGGCTACGTGCACCGCGACTCGCTGGAGCCGGGCACGGAGCTGACGCTGGCGGAGGGCCCCGCCACCGCGAAGGTGGCCGCCCTGCCCTTCACTCCGGCCTGA
- a CDS encoding cupin domain-containing protein produces MDVKHLSTFQGFSPEKLQKHNLFQSGRFFLDVYCVAPGQAQKPHRHATSDKVYVVLEGRCRFRVGAEEEVHGPGASIFAPAGSEHGVVNDGPEPARLLVLMTPPPEHA; encoded by the coding sequence ATGGATGTGAAGCACCTGTCCACCTTCCAGGGTTTCTCCCCGGAGAAGCTCCAGAAGCACAACCTCTTCCAGTCCGGGCGCTTCTTCCTCGACGTCTACTGCGTCGCGCCCGGGCAGGCCCAGAAGCCGCACCGCCATGCCACGTCCGACAAGGTGTACGTCGTGCTGGAAGGGCGCTGCCGCTTCCGCGTCGGCGCCGAGGAGGAAGTGCATGGCCCCGGCGCCTCCATCTTCGCCCCCGCGGGCTCCGAGCACGGCGTCGTCAATGACGGCCCGGAACCCGCCCGACTCCTCGTCCTGATGACCCCGCCCCCGGAGCACGCATGA
- a CDS encoding thioredoxin domain-containing protein, with protein MSPKSSSKAPSPTAPVRGALALLVLGLAESGLAIFQWMQLVTLRGGGPTVCGISETVNCETVWNSPFASRVHEMLGIPVAGLGLVWGLVAVGLSALYLAWARAGRSVRPAANGLRLVALAGAVSVLVFGLASFSSGAVCPTCLGTYVLVLAFAGVAWRGLPGPVAPASGEWGSTLQWTVGITVAAFLALLLPGRATPKASDNISALLPPPPPVSSQGSQGSGQASTPPASLEEFLGSLSADQKQFIADGLAQYRASQPLPAVAPARKLYGPPDAPVKIVEWTDSKCPHCKALVEELSVLKKRVPEGKMSLEARQFPLDGACNPAIPRRGPDAPSVRCSAARAQICLEGAPDYWELREKLFAAQAFLDTERVLEIASSGSVSRMQLDACMSSPSTAAKLQEDSTYAMKHHISGTPLVVVNGRQAPPSAPLLYALVMAGGNPSAPAFSVLPPPRPVPAGGHDDHAGHNH; from the coding sequence ATGAGCCCGAAGTCCTCCTCCAAGGCCCCCTCTCCCACGGCTCCCGTCCGCGGCGCACTGGCGTTGCTGGTGCTGGGCCTCGCCGAGAGCGGGCTCGCCATCTTCCAGTGGATGCAGCTCGTCACCCTGCGTGGGGGTGGCCCCACCGTGTGCGGCATCTCCGAGACGGTGAACTGCGAGACGGTGTGGAACTCGCCCTTCGCCAGCCGTGTCCACGAAATGCTCGGCATCCCCGTCGCCGGCCTGGGCCTGGTGTGGGGCCTGGTCGCGGTGGGCCTGTCCGCGCTGTACCTCGCGTGGGCTCGCGCGGGCCGCTCCGTGCGCCCCGCCGCCAATGGCCTGAGGCTGGTGGCGCTCGCGGGCGCGGTGTCCGTGCTCGTCTTCGGCCTGGCCAGCTTCAGCTCGGGCGCGGTGTGCCCGACGTGCCTGGGCACCTACGTGCTGGTGCTGGCCTTCGCGGGCGTGGCCTGGCGCGGGCTGCCGGGCCCGGTGGCGCCGGCGTCCGGCGAGTGGGGCTCCACGCTGCAGTGGACGGTGGGCATCACCGTCGCGGCCTTCCTCGCGCTGCTGCTCCCCGGGCGCGCCACGCCGAAGGCCAGCGACAACATCAGCGCGCTGCTGCCGCCGCCGCCGCCCGTCTCCAGCCAGGGCAGCCAGGGCTCGGGGCAGGCCAGCACGCCGCCCGCGTCGCTGGAGGAGTTCCTCGGCAGCCTGAGCGCGGACCAGAAGCAGTTCATCGCGGACGGGCTCGCGCAGTACCGCGCCAGCCAGCCGCTGCCCGCCGTGGCCCCCGCGCGCAAGCTCTACGGGCCTCCGGACGCGCCGGTGAAGATTGTCGAGTGGACGGACAGCAAGTGCCCCCACTGCAAGGCGCTGGTGGAGGAGCTGTCCGTGCTGAAGAAGCGCGTGCCCGAGGGGAAGATGTCGCTGGAGGCCCGCCAGTTCCCGCTGGACGGCGCGTGCAACCCGGCCATTCCGCGCCGCGGCCCGGATGCGCCCAGCGTGCGCTGCAGCGCGGCCCGGGCCCAAATCTGTCTGGAGGGCGCGCCGGACTACTGGGAGCTGCGCGAGAAGCTCTTCGCCGCGCAGGCCTTCCTCGACACGGAGCGGGTGCTGGAGATTGCCTCCTCCGGCTCGGTGTCCCGCATGCAGTTGGACGCGTGCATGTCGAGCCCGTCGACGGCGGCGAAGCTCCAGGAGGACTCCACCTACGCGATGAAGCACCACATCAGCGGCACGCCGCTGGTGGTGGTCAACGGCCGCCAGGCGCCGCCGTCCGCGCCGCTGCTCTACGCGCTGGTGATGGCGGGCGGCAACCCGAGCGCCCCCGCCTTCAGCGTGCTGCCGCCGCCGCGCCCCGTGCCGGCCGGGGGGCATGACGACCACGCGGGCCACAACCACTGA
- a CDS encoding translation initiation factor, producing the protein MGKRDKKAEAPAAPAAPFNNPFAALSSKREELPQAPAAPVKPPPAKPEPKGPARAVVRMERKGRGGKEVTVVEHLELPAPQREVWLKALKNSLGCGGVVEDDALVLQGDQRERLPALLEARGVRKVTVG; encoded by the coding sequence ATGGGCAAGCGCGACAAGAAGGCCGAGGCGCCCGCCGCCCCGGCCGCCCCGTTCAACAACCCGTTCGCCGCGCTGTCCTCCAAGCGCGAGGAACTGCCCCAGGCGCCCGCCGCGCCCGTGAAGCCTCCGCCCGCGAAGCCCGAGCCGAAGGGCCCCGCGCGCGCCGTGGTGCGCATGGAGCGCAAGGGCCGTGGCGGCAAGGAAGTCACGGTGGTGGAGCACCTGGAGCTGCCCGCGCCCCAGCGCGAGGTGTGGCTCAAGGCGCTGAAGAACTCGCTGGGCTGCGGGGGCGTGGTGGAGGATGACGCCCTCGTGCTCCAGGGCGACCAGCGCGAGCGGCTGCCGGCACTGCTGGAGGCGCGCGGCGTGCGCAAGGTGACGGTGGGCTGA